The Nocardioides sp. S-1144 genome includes a region encoding these proteins:
- a CDS encoding sigma-70 family RNA polymerase sigma factor: protein MAARTATKTGGVSREIEGRDSVGLYLDEIARNPLLDAAMEVELSKTIEAGLMAEALLAEGRVGRRKGGAPMRASQEELEWLAEEGRKAVDTFITANLRLVVSIARKYGRAQMPMLDLIQEGNTGLIRAVEKFDYTKGYKFSTYATWWVRQAITRGIAQQARVVRLPVHVVEELNQVGGARRTLERQLGRDPEPAEIAVELGLTVERVLDLMAWGREHVSLDTPVDEDGDTSLGDLMAQETSPSPDLTVLDVESRDRLNTLVGSLDERAADIIRSRYGLTDGRQHKLADIGAKHGISAERVRQLEREALQKLRRLGDPDLAA from the coding sequence ATGGCAGCTCGGACCGCAACCAAGACCGGCGGAGTCTCGCGCGAGATCGAAGGCCGCGACAGCGTCGGCCTCTACCTCGACGAGATCGCCCGCAACCCGCTGCTGGACGCCGCCATGGAGGTCGAGCTGTCCAAGACCATCGAGGCCGGCCTGATGGCCGAGGCCCTCCTGGCCGAGGGACGGGTCGGGCGTCGCAAGGGCGGCGCCCCCATGCGGGCCTCCCAGGAGGAGCTCGAGTGGCTCGCCGAGGAGGGCCGCAAGGCCGTCGACACGTTCATCACCGCCAACCTGCGGCTGGTCGTCTCGATCGCCCGCAAGTACGGGCGGGCACAGATGCCGATGCTCGACCTGATCCAGGAGGGCAACACCGGCCTGATCCGTGCGGTCGAGAAGTTCGACTACACCAAGGGCTACAAGTTCTCCACCTACGCCACCTGGTGGGTGCGGCAGGCGATCACCCGCGGCATCGCCCAGCAGGCCCGCGTCGTCCGGCTCCCCGTGCACGTCGTGGAGGAGCTGAACCAGGTCGGCGGCGCGCGCCGCACGCTCGAGCGCCAGCTCGGTCGTGACCCGGAGCCGGCCGAGATCGCCGTCGAGCTCGGCCTCACCGTCGAGCGGGTCCTCGACCTGATGGCGTGGGGCCGTGAGCACGTCAGCCTCGACACGCCCGTCGACGAGGACGGCGACACCTCGCTGGGTGACCTGATGGCCCAGGAGACCTCCCCGTCCCCCGACCTGACGGTGCTCGACGTCGAGTCCCGCGACCGGCTCAACACGCTGGTCGGCTCGCTGGACGAGCGGGCGGCCGACATCATCCGCTCCCGCTACGGCCTCACCGACGGCCGCCAGCACAAGCTGGCCGACATCGGCGCCAAGCACGGCATCTCCGCCGAGCGGGTCCGCCAGCTCGAGCGGGAGGCGCTGCAGAAGCTGCGCCGCCTGGGCGACCCCGACCTCGCCGCCTGA
- a CDS encoding 5-oxoprolinase subunit PxpA, with protein MTVDLNADLGEEVTDDAALLAVVTSANVACGYHAGTGAIMRAVCAQAAERGVAVGAQVSYADRAGFGRVALDVPGAVLREQVADQVGVLTAIARAAGTDVRYLKAHGALYHRTMDDEEQAAAVLAGSGDLPVLGMPGVLLDRAAASGRRVVLEGFPDRGYGSDGRLLPRDRPGALVTDAATIAARAVELADPPAPGRPVASVCVHGDSPDAVAHAVACRTALEAAGHTLAPFA; from the coding sequence GTGACCGTCGACCTCAACGCGGACCTCGGCGAGGAGGTCACCGACGACGCCGCCCTGCTCGCCGTCGTCACCAGCGCGAACGTCGCCTGCGGCTACCACGCCGGCACCGGTGCGATCATGCGCGCGGTCTGCGCGCAGGCCGCCGAGCGCGGCGTCGCGGTCGGCGCCCAGGTGTCCTACGCCGACCGGGCCGGGTTCGGGCGGGTGGCGCTCGACGTCCCCGGCGCGGTGCTGCGCGAGCAGGTGGCCGACCAGGTCGGCGTCCTGACCGCGATCGCCCGGGCCGCCGGCACCGACGTCCGCTACCTCAAGGCGCACGGCGCGCTCTACCACCGCACGATGGACGACGAGGAGCAGGCGGCCGCGGTCCTGGCCGGCTCCGGCGACCTGCCGGTGCTGGGGATGCCGGGCGTGCTGCTCGACCGGGCGGCGGCGTCCGGGCGGCGGGTCGTGCTCGAGGGCTTCCCCGACCGGGGGTACGGCTCCGACGGGCGGCTGCTGCCGCGCGACCGCCCCGGCGCCCTGGTCACCGACGCCGCCACCATCGCGGCGCGGGCCGTCGAGCTCGCCGACCCGCCGGCACCCGGGCGGCCGGTGGCCTCGGTCTGCGTCCACGGCGACAGCCCGGACGCCGTGGCCCACGCCGTGGCCTGCCGCACCGCGCTCGAGGCGGCCGGGCACACGCTGGCGCCGTTCGCCTGA
- the coaE gene encoding dephospho-CoA kinase yields MRVGLTGGVGSGKSTVSAILAELGAVIIDADVLAREVVERGTPGLEQVVAAFGPELLTADGDLDRPRMGALVFGDPDKRRLLESIVHPLVFERYAALEAAAGPDDLVVHDIPLLAESGRAGEDGGFDAVVVVDVPDELRIERMLRDRGWTRADAESRIAAQATREERLAVATHVIDNSGTLDELRARVEAVHAELTAR; encoded by the coding sequence GTGCGGGTAGGACTCACCGGCGGCGTCGGTTCGGGCAAGAGCACCGTCTCGGCGATCCTGGCCGAGCTCGGGGCGGTGATCATCGACGCCGACGTGCTGGCCCGCGAGGTGGTCGAGCGCGGCACCCCCGGCCTCGAGCAGGTCGTCGCGGCCTTCGGGCCCGAGTTGCTCACCGCCGACGGCGACCTCGACCGGCCACGGATGGGCGCACTCGTCTTCGGCGACCCCGACAAGCGGAGGCTGCTCGAGTCGATCGTGCACCCGCTGGTCTTCGAGCGCTACGCCGCCCTGGAGGCCGCCGCCGGTCCCGACGACCTCGTGGTGCACGACATCCCGCTGCTCGCCGAGTCGGGCCGGGCGGGCGAGGACGGCGGCTTCGACGCCGTGGTGGTGGTCGACGTCCCCGACGAGCTCCGGATCGAGCGGATGCTGCGCGACCGCGGCTGGACCCGCGCGGACGCCGAGTCGCGGATCGCCGCGCAGGCCACCCGCGAGGAGCGCCTGGCCGTCGCGACCCACGTCATCGACAACAGCGGCACCCTCGACGAGCTCCGCGCGCGGGTCGAGGCGGTCCACGCCGAGCTCACCGCCCGTTGA
- a CDS encoding WD40/YVTN/BNR-like repeat-containing protein — translation MRRTLGTLAALLLAVGLVPGSTSSSVGAEPGSDPARTRWKPVPVDTDQQLRGLDAVSGRVAWVGGSEGGVWRTTDAGATWQDVSPPGADGLLFRDIEAADARTALAMTIGEGRDSRIYRTDDAGRTWTRTFVNRDPRAFYDCLAMWPGDRRGLAMSDPVNGRFRILSTTDGGRSWRVLPRAGMPRAEGEFGFAASGTCLVTAGRHRAYLASGGARARVFATRDDGRTWRATDSTLPASEAGGVFSLAFRGRGVGVAVGGDFELEDDGVDRAALTRDGGRTWTNAGDLSGYRSGVDFWRSWVVAVGPGGVDVSRDRGRTWKPFRAGPAGGYDSVQCVPAACWASGPAGQVARLVVRTGQPA, via the coding sequence ATGCGTCGCACCCTCGGAACCCTCGCCGCCCTGCTCCTCGCCGTCGGGCTCGTCCCCGGCTCGACCTCGTCCTCGGTGGGGGCCGAGCCGGGCTCCGACCCCGCCCGCACCCGGTGGAAGCCGGTGCCCGTCGACACCGACCAGCAGCTGCGCGGCCTCGACGCCGTCAGCGGCCGGGTCGCGTGGGTCGGCGGGAGCGAGGGCGGGGTGTGGCGCACCACGGACGCCGGCGCGACCTGGCAGGACGTCAGCCCGCCCGGCGCCGACGGGCTGCTGTTCCGCGACATCGAGGCCGCCGACGCCCGGACGGCGCTGGCGATGACCATCGGCGAGGGACGCGACAGCCGGATCTACCGCACCGACGACGCCGGCCGCACCTGGACGAGGACCTTCGTCAACCGCGACCCGAGGGCGTTCTACGACTGCCTGGCGATGTGGCCCGGCGACCGTCGCGGGCTGGCCATGAGCGACCCGGTCAACGGCCGGTTCCGCATCCTGTCGACCACCGACGGCGGCCGCTCGTGGCGGGTGCTGCCGCGGGCCGGGATGCCGCGGGCCGAGGGCGAGTTCGGCTTCGCCGCCAGCGGCACCTGCCTGGTGACGGCCGGGCGGCACCGCGCCTACCTCGCCTCCGGCGGCGCCCGCGCCCGGGTGTTCGCGACGCGCGACGACGGCCGCACGTGGCGGGCGACCGACTCGACCCTGCCGGCGTCCGAGGCCGGGGGCGTCTTCTCGCTGGCCTTCCGCGGCCGCGGCGTCGGGGTCGCCGTCGGCGGCGACTTCGAGCTCGAGGACGACGGCGTCGACCGGGCGGCCCTCACCCGCGACGGCGGTCGCACCTGGACCAACGCCGGCGACCTCTCGGGCTACCGCAGCGGCGTCGACTTCTGGCGCTCGTGGGTCGTCGCGGTCGGGCCGGGCGGCGTGGACGTCTCCCGCGACCGCGGCCGCACGTGGAAGCCGTTCCGGGCCGGCCCGGCGGGCGGGTACGACAGCGTCCAGTGCGTGCCGGCCGCCTGCTGGGCCTCGGGACCGGCCGGCCAGGTCGCGCGCCTCGTCGTCCGGACCGGGCAGCCGGCCTAG
- a CDS encoding RNA polymerase sigma factor yields MSPPEDTMTQSEAALAERLRLGDPEAVAELFDRHADRIHRHCFRLTADRADAEDATATTFLEVWRHRHRVQVHDGSLAPWLHGVATNVCRNLTRGRRRHLRAVARLTAPGDQPDHADRVGERLDTERRMRVVLDAVATLPPHERDVLALVVWSGLSYEAAAAALEVPVGTVRSRLSRARRRLTALAPTDAGGTP; encoded by the coding sequence ATGAGCCCACCGGAGGACACCATGACCCAGTCGGAGGCCGCACTCGCCGAGCGCCTGCGCCTCGGCGACCCCGAGGCCGTCGCCGAGCTGTTCGACCGGCACGCCGACCGCATCCACCGGCACTGCTTCCGGCTCACCGCCGACCGGGCCGACGCCGAGGACGCCACCGCGACGACGTTCCTCGAGGTCTGGCGGCACCGGCACCGGGTGCAGGTCCACGACGGCTCGCTCGCCCCGTGGCTGCACGGCGTGGCCACCAACGTGTGCCGCAACCTGACCCGCGGACGCCGTCGCCACCTGCGCGCCGTGGCCCGGCTGACCGCGCCGGGCGACCAGCCCGACCACGCCGACCGGGTCGGCGAGCGGCTCGACACCGAGCGGCGGATGCGGGTCGTGCTCGACGCCGTCGCGACGCTGCCGCCGCACGAGCGCGACGTGCTCGCCCTCGTCGTCTGGTCCGGCCTGTCCTACGAGGCAGCCGCGGCCGCCCTCGAGGTGCCGGTCGGCACCGTCCGCTCCCGACTCTCCCGGGCGCGCCGGCGCCTGACCGCCCTCGCCCCGACCGACGCTGGAGGAACCCCCTGA
- a CDS encoding 5-oxoprolinase subunit C family protein has product MSTWEVLDVGGLVTVQDAGRPGLAHLGVPRAGWLDAPAARHAHRLVGNDDRPVAQALLEVTLGGLRLRSTASRWVAVTGAACPVSVDGAARGHGRPEWLPAGAELRLGPATAGVRSYLAVAGGLDVEPVLGSRSTDTLAWVGPPVVAAGTVLALGEPVGSPVPVDVPAVVRPGPLRVRPGPRADWFAADALDRLCATSYVAGPASDRVGLRLEAGTALERVRPGELASEGMVLGAVQVPPDGRPVVLLADHPTTGGYPVLAVVERDDLARCAQVRPGGAVRFVRVP; this is encoded by the coding sequence GTGAGCACGTGGGAGGTCCTCGACGTCGGCGGGCTGGTCACCGTGCAGGACGCCGGCCGCCCGGGCCTGGCCCACCTCGGCGTCCCGCGGGCGGGCTGGCTCGACGCTCCTGCGGCCCGGCACGCGCACCGGCTGGTCGGCAACGACGACCGGCCGGTGGCGCAGGCGCTGCTCGAGGTCACCCTGGGCGGTCTCCGGCTCCGGTCGACGGCGTCGCGCTGGGTCGCGGTGACCGGGGCCGCGTGCCCGGTCAGCGTCGACGGGGCGGCCCGCGGCCACGGACGGCCCGAGTGGCTCCCGGCGGGCGCCGAGCTGCGGCTGGGCCCGGCCACGGCCGGGGTCCGCTCCTACCTCGCCGTCGCCGGTGGCCTGGACGTCGAGCCGGTGCTCGGCTCCCGCTCGACCGACACCCTCGCCTGGGTCGGCCCGCCGGTCGTCGCGGCGGGCACGGTGCTCGCGCTGGGCGAGCCGGTGGGGTCGCCGGTGCCGGTCGACGTCCCGGCCGTGGTGCGGCCCGGCCCGCTGCGGGTCCGCCCCGGGCCGCGGGCGGACTGGTTCGCCGCCGACGCCCTCGACCGGCTCTGCGCGACGTCGTACGTCGCCGGCCCGGCCTCCGACCGGGTGGGTCTCCGGCTCGAGGCGGGCACCGCGCTGGAGCGGGTCCGTCCCGGCGAGCTGGCCAGCGAGGGCATGGTGCTCGGTGCCGTCCAGGTCCCGCCGGACGGCCGTCCGGTGGTGCTGCTCGCCGACCACCCGACGACCGGGGGCTACCCGGTCCTCGCGGTCGTCGAGCGCGACGACCTGGCCCGCTGCGCGCAGGTGCGACCGGGCGGTGCGGTGCGCTTCGTAAGGGTGCCCTAA
- a CDS encoding GNAT family N-acetyltransferase: protein MSDLTLHHDAARSTEALVRRLQHRRFLHEHADLDAAHGAATAFVERTAGRGRLLEVRDGDAHAGELWVLSRGDELAVVDLALVRAQDAVATRLLLEELARAESVARLTVTVSPGDPVATALVAGGGFELAATQMLLDLDHRLPAEPDVVLEPMDEATFARWEADELENYARERARAGESPERAREVSRQQHAELLPDGVDSEHHHFFVGRAAGEDGRPTVGTLWLSTERPMAFVYDVAVHEERRRRGHGAGLMRAGALWARERGAHALGLNVFGHNHAARALYDRLGYHVTEEFLGKRL from the coding sequence GTGAGCGACCTGACCCTGCACCACGACGCCGCCCGCAGCACCGAGGCCCTGGTGCGCCGGCTCCAGCACCGCCGGTTCCTCCACGAGCACGCCGACCTCGACGCGGCGCACGGCGCCGCGACCGCCTTCGTCGAGCGCACCGCCGGGCGTGGCCGCCTGCTCGAGGTGCGCGACGGCGACGCGCACGCCGGCGAGCTGTGGGTGCTCTCGCGCGGCGACGAGCTCGCCGTCGTCGACCTCGCCCTGGTGCGGGCCCAGGACGCCGTCGCCACCCGCCTCCTGCTCGAGGAGCTCGCGCGCGCCGAGTCGGTCGCACGGCTGACCGTGACGGTCTCGCCCGGCGACCCGGTCGCGACCGCGCTCGTCGCGGGCGGCGGGTTCGAGCTCGCGGCGACCCAGATGCTGCTCGACCTCGACCACCGGCTCCCGGCCGAGCCGGACGTCGTCCTCGAGCCGATGGACGAGGCCACCTTCGCCCGGTGGGAGGCCGACGAGCTCGAGAACTACGCCCGGGAGCGGGCCCGGGCGGGGGAGTCGCCCGAGCGGGCGCGCGAGGTCTCGCGCCAGCAGCACGCCGAGCTGCTCCCCGACGGCGTCGACAGCGAGCACCACCACTTCTTCGTCGGCCGGGCGGCGGGCGAGGACGGCCGGCCGACGGTCGGCACGCTGTGGTTGAGCACCGAGCGGCCGATGGCCTTCGTCTACGACGTCGCCGTCCACGAGGAGCGCCGCCGCCGCGGTCACGGCGCCGGGTTGATGCGCGCCGGCGCGCTCTGGGCCCGCGAGCGGGGCGCGCACGCCCTGGGCCTGAACGTCTTCGGCCACAACCACGCCGCCCGGGCGCTCTACGACCGGCTCGGCTACCACGTGACCGAGGAGTTCCTGGGCAAGCGGCTGTGA
- a CDS encoding NAD-dependent epimerase/dehydratase family protein, protein MGRHVVVGAGPVGLATVRELVAQGHGDVLLVSRSGRGDDVPGVRRVALDVADAEALTTLAEGAGALHNCVNPPSYDVWSTWWPPVARAFLVAAERTGAVLVTASCLYPYGPTDAPMTEGQADRAAGVKGALRATMWADARAAHEAGRLRAVEVRGSDYAGPGVTTAHLPTVAPRALAGRSVRVFGRADVAHSFTDVRDMARTLVAVAGRPDTHGRVWHAPTNPPRTQAEAVADVCRAVGREPVRVRPWPRALLGVGGLVVPLLREMRETVHQFERPYVLDSSLTQRELGLAPTPWDDVCRATAETALGGVVPGTEVSRPA, encoded by the coding sequence ATGGGCAGGCACGTGGTGGTGGGAGCGGGGCCGGTGGGTCTGGCGACCGTGCGGGAGCTGGTGGCGCAGGGGCACGGGGACGTCCTCCTGGTGAGCCGTTCGGGTCGCGGGGACGACGTCCCGGGCGTGCGCCGGGTGGCGCTCGACGTGGCCGACGCGGAGGCGCTGACGACCCTCGCGGAGGGGGCGGGCGCGCTCCACAACTGCGTCAACCCGCCGTCCTACGACGTGTGGTCGACCTGGTGGCCGCCGGTGGCGAGGGCCTTCCTCGTCGCGGCCGAGCGGACCGGTGCGGTGCTGGTGACCGCCTCCTGCCTCTACCCCTACGGCCCGACCGACGCGCCGATGACCGAGGGGCAGGCCGACCGGGCCGCCGGGGTCAAGGGCGCCCTGCGCGCCACGATGTGGGCCGACGCGAGAGCGGCCCACGAGGCCGGGCGGCTGCGTGCGGTCGAGGTGCGCGGCTCCGACTACGCGGGGCCCGGCGTGACGACGGCGCACCTCCCGACCGTGGCGCCGCGGGCGCTCGCCGGACGGTCGGTCCGGGTCTTCGGCCGCGCCGACGTCGCGCACTCCTTCACCGACGTCCGCGACATGGCCCGCACCCTGGTCGCCGTCGCGGGCCGCCCGGACACCCACGGCCGCGTCTGGCACGCCCCGACCAACCCGCCGCGCACCCAGGCCGAGGCCGTCGCCGACGTCTGCCGCGCCGTGGGGCGCGAGCCGGTGCGGGTCCGGCCCTGGCCGCGCGCGCTGCTCGGCGTCGGCGGGCTGGTCGTCCCGCTCCTGCGGGAGATGCGCGAGACCGTCCACCAGTTCGAGCGCCCCTACGTCCTCGACTCCTCGCTCACCCAGCGCGAGCTCGGGCTGGCACCGACCCCGTGGGACGACGTCTGCCGGGCGACCGCCGAGACCGCGCTGGGCGGCGTCGTACCGGGCACCGAGGTGTCCCGACCCGCCTGA
- a CDS encoding MFS transporter — translation MSGPSSGSLRGRVLVLVGIVVLALNLRPAAVSVGPVLDDVRGGLGMSGTEAGILTALPVVAFALFGALAPRMAERLGTHRLTALALGCVGVGLLARSLVDDVVVFLLLSLLALAGMATANVVLPSLVKQHFPERVGTLTAVYSTALAVGITGSSILTVPISESAGGPDGWRTGLAAWSVLAGIALLPWLALLSRDRHRPPLVAGERIPLLAVGRTRLGRLMAALFALQSLQAYAVFGWFADVYREAGFSSGSAGLLLGVITGTSIPLSFLIPSLAGRMTNVAPLVLALGACYPVGYLGLILAPSDGAVVWALFVGTGTSTFPLVLTLIGLRARTEAGTASLSAYTQSVGYLFSAVGPFGVGVLHDVSGSWTLPLVVLTVLVVPLVLCGLAVSRPAHLEDELAARAP, via the coding sequence TTGAGCGGGCCGTCGAGCGGCTCGCTGCGGGGGCGGGTGCTCGTCCTGGTCGGCATCGTCGTCCTGGCCCTCAACCTGCGGCCGGCGGCGGTCAGCGTCGGACCGGTGCTCGACGACGTCCGCGGCGGCCTCGGGATGTCGGGCACCGAGGCCGGCATCCTGACCGCCCTGCCCGTGGTCGCCTTCGCGCTCTTCGGCGCCCTGGCCCCGCGGATGGCCGAGCGGCTCGGCACGCACCGGCTGACCGCGCTGGCCCTCGGCTGCGTCGGCGTCGGACTCCTCGCCCGCAGCCTGGTCGACGACGTCGTCGTCTTCCTCCTGCTCTCGCTGCTGGCCCTGGCCGGGATGGCCACCGCGAACGTCGTCCTCCCGTCGCTGGTCAAGCAGCACTTCCCGGAGCGGGTCGGCACCCTGACCGCGGTCTACTCGACCGCGCTCGCCGTCGGCATCACCGGCTCCTCGATCCTCACCGTCCCGATCAGCGAGTCCGCCGGCGGGCCCGACGGCTGGCGCACCGGGCTGGCGGCCTGGTCGGTGCTGGCCGGCATCGCGCTGCTGCCCTGGCTGGCGCTGCTGAGCCGCGACCGCCACCGCCCACCTCTCGTGGCGGGCGAGCGCATCCCGCTGCTCGCCGTGGGTCGCACCCGGCTCGGCCGGCTGATGGCGGCGCTGTTCGCGCTGCAGTCGCTCCAGGCCTACGCGGTCTTCGGCTGGTTCGCCGACGTCTACCGCGAGGCCGGCTTCTCGAGCGGGTCGGCGGGCCTGCTGCTCGGCGTCATCACCGGCACCAGCATCCCGCTGTCGTTCCTGATCCCCTCGCTCGCCGGCCGGATGACCAACGTCGCACCGCTCGTGCTCGCCCTCGGTGCCTGCTACCCGGTGGGCTACCTCGGGTTGATCCTCGCCCCGAGCGACGGTGCGGTCGTGTGGGCGCTGTTCGTCGGCACCGGCACCTCCACGTTCCCGCTCGTGCTCACCCTGATCGGCCTGCGCGCCCGGACGGAGGCGGGCACGGCGTCGCTGTCGGCCTACACCCAGTCGGTCGGCTACCTGTTCTCCGCCGTCGGCCCGTTCGGCGTCGGCGTGCTGCACGACGTCAGCGGAAGCTGGACGCTGCCGCTGGTCGTGCTGACCGTGCTGGTCGTCCCGCTGGTCCTCTGCGGCCTGGCGGTCTCCCGCCCGGCCCACCTGGAGGACGAGCTCGCCGCGCGCGCGCCGTGA
- a CDS encoding S9 family peptidase, translated as MPDAPPVPPASAAAPPVAPRRPVTTEHHGHTRVDDYDWLRAKDSAEVVAHLEAENAFTADRTAHLADLRDRLFGEIKARTRETDLSVPTRGRAHWYYGRSFEGREYGASCRVPVTGPDDWTPPQPAEDAAPDQPALPGEEVLLDLDALAEGHEFFSLGGSAMSPDSRLLAYATDVVGDERYTIRVKDVGTGDLLDDVIEGALGGATWDRAGEHLYYTTVDDAWRADKIWRHRLGTAQDADELVFHETDGRFWVGCGRTRSDRFLVIASGSKTTSEYHVLDADAPELGFRCFSPRVEGVEYSVEHAVLAGEDRFLVLHNAAGPDFELAVAPPEPTPREGWVPLVAHDPAVRLEDVDAFAGHLVVHQRSNGLTQLRILELGGSADGLGVSDDYLVEFDHEVYTVGSGGNPRFEQPTVRLGYVTMAVPSSVYDYDVRTRELTLLKRAPVLGGYDPADYEEHRLWATAEDGEPVPISLVVRRDVRAAGRPVPLHLYAYGAYETSIDPAFSIARLSLLDRGAAFAIAHVRGGGEMGRRWYDTGKLDQKQNTFADFAACARHLVAEGWTTADRLVGEGASAGGLLIGAVANQAPEAFAGLVAGVPFVDNLTTMLDATLPLTVTEYDEWGNPEDDPDAYATIAAYAPYDNVSAQRYPRILAETSFQDTRVLYVEPAKWVARLRERAVEPDVLLRVEMAAGHGGVSGRYQAWKDRAFTLAWILDTMGLAEGLETAPGTPSI; from the coding sequence ATGCCCGACGCCCCGCCCGTGCCACCCGCCTCCGCCGCGGCCCCACCGGTGGCCCCGCGCCGCCCGGTCACCACCGAGCACCACGGCCACACCCGGGTCGACGACTACGACTGGCTGCGCGCCAAGGACTCGGCCGAGGTCGTCGCGCACCTGGAGGCCGAGAACGCCTTCACCGCCGACCGCACCGCCCACCTGGCCGACCTGCGCGACCGGCTCTTCGGCGAGATCAAGGCCCGCACCCGCGAGACCGACCTGTCGGTGCCGACCCGCGGCCGCGCGCACTGGTACTACGGCCGGTCCTTCGAGGGCCGCGAGTACGGCGCGTCGTGCCGCGTGCCGGTCACCGGCCCCGACGACTGGACCCCGCCGCAGCCCGCCGAGGACGCCGCGCCCGACCAGCCGGCCCTGCCCGGCGAGGAGGTGCTGCTCGACCTCGACGCCCTGGCCGAGGGCCACGAGTTCTTCTCGCTCGGCGGGTCGGCGATGAGCCCCGACAGCCGGCTGCTGGCCTACGCCACCGACGTCGTCGGCGACGAGCGCTACACGATCCGCGTCAAGGACGTCGGCACCGGCGACCTGCTCGACGACGTCATCGAGGGCGCGCTCGGCGGCGCCACCTGGGACCGCGCCGGCGAGCACCTCTACTACACGACCGTCGACGACGCCTGGCGCGCCGACAAGATCTGGCGGCACCGCCTCGGCACCGCCCAGGACGCCGACGAGCTGGTCTTCCACGAGACCGACGGCCGCTTCTGGGTCGGCTGCGGCCGCACCCGCAGCGACCGCTTCCTCGTGATCGCCAGCGGCTCGAAGACGACGTCGGAGTACCACGTGCTCGACGCCGACGCTCCCGAGCTCGGCTTCCGCTGCTTCTCGCCGCGGGTCGAGGGCGTGGAGTACTCCGTCGAGCACGCCGTGCTCGCGGGCGAGGACCGGTTCCTGGTGCTCCACAACGCGGCCGGGCCCGACTTCGAGCTCGCCGTGGCACCGCCCGAGCCGACACCCCGCGAGGGCTGGGTGCCGCTCGTCGCCCACGACCCCGCCGTCCGGCTCGAGGACGTCGACGCCTTCGCCGGGCACCTCGTCGTCCACCAGCGCAGCAACGGGCTCACCCAGCTGCGGATCCTCGAGCTCGGCGGGTCCGCGGACGGCCTCGGCGTGTCCGACGACTACCTCGTCGAGTTCGACCACGAGGTCTACACCGTCGGCTCCGGCGGCAACCCGCGCTTCGAGCAGCCCACCGTCCGCCTCGGCTACGTGACGATGGCGGTGCCCTCGTCGGTCTACGACTACGACGTGCGCACCCGCGAGCTGACGCTGCTCAAGCGCGCGCCCGTGCTCGGCGGCTACGACCCGGCCGACTACGAGGAGCACCGGCTCTGGGCCACCGCCGAGGACGGCGAGCCGGTGCCGATCTCGCTGGTCGTGCGCCGCGACGTCCGGGCCGCGGGCCGTCCGGTGCCGCTGCACCTGTACGCCTACGGCGCCTACGAGACCTCGATCGACCCGGCCTTCTCCATCGCCCGCCTCTCGCTGCTCGACCGCGGCGCGGCGTTCGCGATCGCGCACGTGCGCGGCGGCGGCGAGATGGGCCGCCGCTGGTACGACACCGGCAAGCTCGACCAGAAGCAGAACACCTTCGCCGACTTCGCCGCCTGCGCCCGGCACCTCGTCGCCGAGGGCTGGACGACGGCCGACCGGCTCGTCGGGGAGGGCGCGAGCGCCGGCGGCCTGCTCATCGGCGCGGTCGCCAACCAGGCCCCGGAGGCGTTCGCCGGCCTGGTGGCCGGGGTGCCCTTCGTCGACAACCTGACGACGATGCTGGACGCGACCCTGCCGCTGACGGTCACCGAGTACGACGAGTGGGGCAACCCGGAGGACGACCCGGACGCCTACGCGACGATCGCGGCGTACGCGCCCTACGACAACGTCAGCGCCCAGCGCTACCCGCGGATCCTCGCCGAGACGTCGTTCCAGGACACCCGGGTGCTCTACGTGGAGCCCGCGAAGTGGGTGGCCCGGCTGCGCGAGCGGGCGGTCGAGCCCGACGTGCTGCTCCGCGTGGAGATGGCCGCCGGCCACGGGGGCGTCAGCGGGCGCTACCAGGCCTGGAAGGACCGTGCCTTCACCCTGGCGTGGATCCTGGACACGATGGGCCTCGCCGAGGGCCTCGAGACCGCCCCGGGAACGCCCTCTATCTGA
- a CDS encoding 5-oxoprolinase subunit B family protein — MPPSLLPVGPTALLAEVADAGQALSLALFARAAAVPALEVVPAAATVLFDGLAGPDDVAAVHRLVADWSPAVPVAEGDLVELPTTYDGADLDDVAERWGTDRDGVVARHAGTTFVAAFCGFAPGFAYLDGLPADLAVPRLDTPRTRVPAGSVGLAGAWCGVYPTGSPGGWRLLGRTDAVLWDPARAGDREGRGRGPALLAPGTRVRFVPA, encoded by the coding sequence ATGCCGCCCTCCCTGCTCCCGGTCGGACCGACCGCGCTGCTGGCCGAGGTCGCCGACGCCGGGCAGGCCCTGTCGCTGGCCCTCTTCGCCCGCGCCGCGGCCGTGCCCGCGCTCGAGGTGGTCCCGGCCGCGGCCACGGTGCTCTTCGACGGCCTCGCCGGGCCCGACGACGTGGCCGCGGTGCACCGCCTGGTCGCGGACTGGTCGCCGGCCGTGCCCGTGGCGGAGGGCGACCTGGTCGAGCTGCCGACGACCTACGACGGCGCCGACCTCGACGACGTGGCCGAGCGGTGGGGCACCGACCGCGACGGCGTGGTCGCGCGACACGCGGGGACGACGTTCGTCGCGGCGTTCTGCGGCTTCGCGCCCGGCTTCGCCTACCTCGACGGGCTGCCGGCCGACCTGGCCGTGCCCCGGCTCGACACGCCCCGGACCCGGGTGCCGGCGGGCTCGGTGGGGCTGGCCGGCGCCTGGTGCGGCGTCTACCCGACCGGCTCGCCCGGGGGCTGGCGGCTCCTCGGCCGCACCGACGCCGTGCTGTGGGACCCCGCGCGGGCCGGCGACCGGGAGGGCCGGGGGCGCGGACCGGCGCTGCTCGCACCGGGCACCCGGGTGAGGTTCGTGCCGGCGTGA